The following proteins are encoded in a genomic region of Arachis stenosperma cultivar V10309 chromosome 4, arast.V10309.gnm1.PFL2, whole genome shotgun sequence:
- the LOC130972926 gene encoding putative methyltransferase At1g22800, mitochondrial → MTRHLASYMLRSASACTSRIRHPFSAASFCTDTSTSSSRVKIFDRQLKRKQRDRAAWLMPSNSDDPFLNTVAHNLLDRLQDCKKTFPTALCLGGSLLPVTHSLYTQRTIEKLIVMDASYEMVQLCKNAEDASNNDNIETLYVVADEEFLPIKESSVDLVISCLGLHWTNDLPGAMIQSRLALKPDGLFLAAILGGETLKELRIACTVAQMEREGGISPRVSPLAQVRDAGNLLTRAGFTLPGVDVDEYTVKYESALELIEHLRAMGETNSLFQMNTILKRDTALATAAIYDSMFAEEDGTVPATFQVIYMTGWREHPSQQKAKTRGSATISFKDIQKQFGNHS, encoded by the exons ATGACAAGGCATTTGGCTTCCTACATGTTGCGTTCAGCTTCAGCGTGTACAAGTAGGATTAGACATCCATTTTCTGCTGCTTCTTTCTGCACTGATACTTCAACTTCGAGCTCCAGGGTCAAGATCTTTGACCGCCAACTCAAGCGTAAACAG CGAGACCGAGCTGCATGGTTGATGCCCTCAAATTCTGACGACCCTTTCCTTAATACTGTTGCTCATAATCTCCTCGATCGCTTGCAA gATTGTAAGAAGACCTTTCCTACTGCATTGTGTTTGGGAGGCTCCTTGCTACCAGTCACCCACTCGCTCTACACCCAAC GTACCATAGAAAAGCTTATTGTTATGGATGCATCCTATGAAATGGTACAGCTGTGTAAAAATGCTGAGGATGCCTCTAACAATGATAACATTGAGACATTGTATGTGGTTGCTGATGAAGAATTTTTGCCAATCAAAGAAAG CTCTGTGGATTTGGTTATTAGCTGCTTGGGACTACACTGGACAAATGATCTGCCAGGAGCAATGATACAG TCTAGATTGGCGCTGAAACCTGATGGCCTATTTTTAGCAGCTATTCTTGGTGGAGAAACCTTAAA GGAACTAAGAATAGCTTGTACTGTAGCACAAATGGAGCGTGAAGGAGGGATCAGTCCCAGAGTATCACCATTGGCTCAG GTTCGAGATGCTGGAAATCTTTTGACAAGGGCTGGTTTCACCCTTCCTGGTGTTGATGTTGATGAATATACAGTTAAATATGAAAGTG CCTTGGAGCTTATAGAACATTTACGAGCAATGGGTGAAACGAACTCTCTTTTTCAAATGAATACT ATCTTAAAGAGGGACACTGCCTTAGCAACTGCAGCTATTTATGATTCAATGTTTGCTGAAGAAGATGGCACAGTACCTGCAACCTTCCAG GTGATTTACATGACGGGGTGGAGGGAACATCCTTCTCAACAGAAAGCAAAAACAAGGGGATCAGCCACTATATCTTTTAAGGATATTCAGAAGCAATTTGGAAACCATAGTTGA